In Microbacterium sp. No. 7, the genomic window GAGAGCTACACCTCCGTCACCGGCCAGAGCTACGCCGACCTGAGCGCCGAGCCCTGGTACGAGGACCGCGCGCTGGAGCAGATCTCCGACTTCGGCCGCTATCTCGCCGAGCCGCTCGCGCAGTCGCCGACCGTGCAGGGATTCCCGACCGTCACGGTGCGGTCGGAGGGCGCCGGCGTCATGGCATCCGCGATCGTCGCCGCGGTGCCCGAGGCCCGCGTCACGATCGCCGACCTGCCCTCGCGCGTCGCGTGGTTCCGCGGCGACCTCGCCACGAGCGTCGCCGACGAGGAGCACCTGTCGCGCATCGACTTCGTGGAGCGGTCGCTGTTCGAGACGGCGCCCGCGACGGATGCCGTGCTCATCGTCAAGGAGCTCGGCCGGCACCGCCACGACGACGCCGTCCACGTGCTGCGCCGCGCCGCCGCCGGGCTCACCGACGGGGGCGCGCTGCTCGTCGTCGAGGACATCCTCAAGACCGACGAGCTCGACGAGCACGAGGTCGAGGCCGACCTGCAGATGTTCACGCTGTACGGCACCGGCATCCGCACCGAGGAGGAGCTGCTCGCGCTCTTCGCCGACGCCGGCCTTCGGGTGCACTCCGAGGAGCCCGTCGGCTGGGGATTCCGCATGTTCCGCGTCGTCCCCGTCTGAAGCCGGCCCCGTCTGACCGCACGGCCCGCCTGACCGCACGGCCCGACCCCCACCCCGCACACACACAGCACACAGAAGGAACACCGCATGACACGCACGCACACCGCCCGTCGCGCCACCGCGTTCGCCGGGCTCGCGCTCGGCGCCGCGCTCGCCCTCACCGCCTGCGGCTCGAGCACGCCCGCGTCCGGCGACGAGGCCGCCGCCGACGGCACGAGCAGCGCCGCCGCGACCGAGGGCTTCCCCGTCACGCTCGACACCGCCTACGGCGAGATCACCGTCGACGAGAAGCCGCAGAAGATCGTCGCGCTCAGCGCCAGCTATGTCGACGCCCTCGCCGCGATGGGCGTCGAGACGGTCGCGTTCAGCGCGGGCGTCGCCGACGAGGCCGCGTTCGCCGCGTCGTTCCCGTGGCTCGAGGGCGTCGCGACGGGCCCGATGGACCCCGCGCTCGTCAACGCGGAGTACCAGCCCGTGCTCGAGGCGATCGCGAAGTACGACCCCGACCTGATCCTCGCCAACACGTGGCAGGTCGACGAGGACCTCTACACGCAGATCTCCTCGATCGCCCCGACGTTCGTCGGCGTCACCCTCGGCAACAACGACTGGAACGTGACCCTCGACGCGATCGGCGAGCTGATCGGCGAGCCGGATGCCGCCGACGCCGCCGCCGCGAAGGTCGAGGAGGCGTACGCCGCGGCGAGCGCCGGGATGCCCGGCCTGGAGGGCAAGACCTACCAGTCGGTCGGCTATGACGGCACCAAGTTCTGGTTCGGCAACGGCAGCTGGCTCGACGGTTTCGGCCTCGTGCCCGCCGAGAACCAGGACAACACGCAGTCGGGCAACGGCACCAACGACATCTCGCTGGAGAACATCGACCAGCTGAGCGCCGACGTGCTGAGCATCTGGTTCTGGCAGTCGGACCCTGCGGTGCTCGGCGCCGACCCGCGCTACCAGCAGCTGCCCGCTGTGAAGAACGAAGCCGTGCTCGTGCCCGACCTGGCGCTCGCCAACGCGACGAACGGCGCCGGCCCGCTCAGCCTCGCCTGGGCGATCGACTGGGTGACCGAGCAGCTCTCGGGCACCGCGCTCGCGAAGGGCTGATCCCGACGTGACCGTCATCGGCCGGGAGGGGCCCGCCGCCCCTCCCGGCACCACGCCCTTCGAGACCGGGGTGCACGAGCAGCCCGGCGCCGCGCCGCGCGCCCCGCGCACGCGCCGCGCCGTCGGCCTCGCGATCGCCCTCGCGGCGCTCGTCGCGCTCATGCTGCTGAGCGTCGCCGTGGGCTCCAAGAACATCCCGCTCGACGGCGTGCTGCACGGCCTCTTCGCCTACACGGGCGAGGGCGACGACTTCGTGATCTGGGACCTGCGCGTGCCGCGCACCGTCACGGGCATCGTCGTCGGTGCGGCGCTCGGCCTCGCCGGCGCCCTCATCCAGGCGCTCACCCGCAACCCGCTCGCCGACCCCGGCATCCTGGGCGTCAACGCGGGCGCCATGCTCTTCGTCGCCCTCGGGGTCGCGGTGCTCGGCGTCTCCAGCATCCAGGGCTACATCTGGTTCGCGCTCGCCGGGGCGCTCCTCGTGACCGTCGCGGTCTTCGCGATCGGCGCGGCCGGCCGCAGCGGCGTCGATCCGCTGCGGCTCACGCTCGCCGGGATGGCGGTCGGCGCGGCGCTGCAGGGCGTCGTCACGGGACTCATGCTGCTCAACACCGAGGCGTTCAACACCATGCGCACGTGGAACGCGGGCACGCTCGTCGGCCGTGGCTTCGACGTGCTGCTGCCCGTGCTGCCGTTCCTGGGCGTCGGCGTGCTCATCGCCGCCGGTGTCGCCGCGTCGCTCAACGCGATCGCGCTCGGTGACGACCTCGCCCGCTCGCTCGGCATCCGCATCGGCCGGATCCGCGTGCTCACGGTCGTCGCCGTCACCCTGCTCGCCGGCGGCGCGACCGCGATCGCGGGGCCGATCGGCTTCGTCGGCCTCATGATCCCGCACATCGCCCGGTGGATCACCGGTCCCGACCAGCGCTGGATCCTCGCCTACACGCTCGTGCTCGCGCCCTCGCTCGTGCTCGCCTCCGACGTGCTCGGCCGGGTGGTCATGAGCCCCGGCGAGCTGCCCGTCGGCGTCGTCACCGCGTTCGTCGGCGCGCCCGTGCTCGTCGTGCTTGTGCGCCGCCGGAAGGCGAGCGGACTGTGAGCGTCGCCGCGCGGGATGCCGGTGTCGCATCCATCGACTTCGGCAGCGCACAGGTCGTGACCCGGGCCGGCGGCGTCGCGCTGCGCTGGCGGCGCCGCTCCCTCGTGACGGGCGCCGTGCTCGCCGCGCTCACCCTCGCCGTCGGCATCCTCTCGCTCATGATCGGGCAGTACCCGCTGTCGGTCGCGCAGGTGTGGGCCGCGCTCACCGGCGACCCGGAGGCCGGGTTCGCGAGCACCGTCGTGCTCGAATGGCGGCTGCCGCGCGCCGTCGCGGCGATCGTCTTCGGCGCTGCGCTCGGCATCGCCGGAGCGATCTTCCAGTCGCTCACCCGCAACCCGCTCGCGAGCCCCGACATCATCGGCTTCAGCACCGGGTCGTACACGGGCGCCCTCATCGTGATCATCCTGCTCGGCGGCGGCTACCTGCAGGTCGCGGCCGGCGCGCTCGTCGGCGGGCTCGCGACCGCGCTGCTCGTCTACCTCGTCGCCTGGCAGCGGGGCGTGCAGGGATTCCGGCTCATCATCGCCGGCATCGCGTTCAGCGCGATGCTGATGTCGGTCAACGTGTGGCTGCTCATGGTCAGCACGCAGGAGGTGGCGCTCAGCGCGACGGCGTGGGGCATCGGCTCGCTGAACGGCATGATCGGCGCGCAGGTCGCCGGGGCGTGCGCGGTCATCGCGCTGCTGTTCGTCGCGGCCGCGGTGTGCGCGCCCGGCCTGCGGCAGCTCGAGCTCGGCGACGACGCGGCGAAGGCGGGCGGCGTGCGCGTCGAGCCCCTGCGCCTCTCGCTCATCGTCATCGGCGTCGCCTTCACCGCGACGGTCACGGCCTCGGCCGGGCCGATCGCGTTCGTGGCGCTCGCCGCGCCGCAGATCGCCCGGCGGCTCGTGCGATCGCCCGGCGTCGCGCTCGTGCCCGCCGCGATCATGGGCGCCCTCATGCTGGCATCCGCCGACATCGTCGCGCAGCACCTGCTGACCCCGGGCCTGCCCGTCGGCGTGGTCACGGTCGTGATCGGCGGCGGGTATCTGGTGTGGCTGCTCGTGCGCGAGGCGCGAGGGCGGGGCTGAGGCTCGGATGGGCGGCGGAGTCTCGGATGGACGCTGGGTTTCGGATGGGTGGCTGAGGTTCGGATGGGTGCTGAGTTTCGGATGACAGGAGAGACCGCGATGACAGGTCGCACCGCGCGACTGCGCACCGACGACGCGACGCTCGGCTACGACGCCCGCACGATCAGCACGGGCCTGACCGTCGACATCCCCGACGGCTCGTTCACCGTGATCGTCGGGCCCAACGGCTGCGGGAAGTCGACGCTGCTGCGCGGCCTCGCGCGCCTCATCAAGCCCGCGGGCGGCACGGTGACCCTCGACGGGCGGCCGCTCGCGTCGTATCGCGCGAAGGATCTGGCGCGGCAGATCGCGCTGCTGCCGCAGAGCTCGATTGCCCCCGACGGCATCGGCGTCGCCGACCTCGTCGCCCGCGGACGCTTTCCGCACCAGAACCTCATCCGGCAGTGGACGCCGGCCGACGAGGCCGCCGTCGCCGAGGCGCTGCGCGCGACCGGGCTCACCGAGCTCTCCTCGCGTCCCGTGGCCGAGCTGTCGGGCGGGCAGCGGCAGCGCGTCTGGATCGCGATGGCGCTCGCCCAGGAGGCGCCGATCATGCTGCTCGACGAGCCGACGACCTATCTGGACATCGCGCACCAGATCGACCTGATGGAGCTGTTCACGCATCTGCATCGTGCGGGGCGCACGCTCGTCGCGGTGCTGCACGACCTGAACCAGGCCGCCCGGTTCGCGACGCACCTCATCGCGATGCGCGACGGACAGATCGTCGCCCAGGGGCCGCCCGCCGAGGTGCTCACGAGCGACCTCGTCGAGCGCGTCTTCGGTCTGCGCTGCATCGTCACCCCCGACCCCGTCACCGGGACCCCGCAGGTCGTGCCGCTGACCCGCACGTGCTGCGCCGGGTGCGAGGCCACCGGGGTGGATGCCGGGGCGCCCGCCGGCGCGCCCGTCGCTTAACTCAGGAGAACCGCGCGGAAAGCCCCGGTTCTCAGGCTCACCGGTGCGATTCTCCTGAGTTGTGAACACGGGGGCGGCGTGGGGGCGGCCCGGTGGGCCGTCGGGCTTCGCGGGCGTCGGGCCGCCGAGGCTAGGGGCGGGAGGTGCGGCGGAGCGTGAGGCCGCGGGACGACTCGACGAAGCCCGCGGCGTGCAGGGCGCGGCCGACGGCGGTGCCGTAGACGAACTGACCGCTGACCTGCTCGATCGTGAGGGTGTCGAGACGGTGGGCGCGCGCTGTCTCGACGAGGCTGCGCGCCGCGGCGGCGAGCACGGTCTCGTCGTCGGTGAAGGCGAGGGCCGAGCGTCCGCCGCGCTCGAGGTAGAGCACCAGGATGCCATCGACGAGCGTCACGAGCGCACCCGCCTTGCGGCCGGGGCGATGGCCGACCCCCTCGAGCGCGGGCCACGCGAGCGCCGCGCCGTAGGGGTTGGCGGGGTCCGTCGCGGCCAGTGTGCGCGCGGCGAGCGGTGCCGGATCAGGCAGCGTGGCGAACTCGCGCACGCGGTCGATCGTCGCCGACGTCGCGAACTGTGCGGCGCCGAGGCGTTCGATGACATAGCCGCGGCGGCAGTGCCCGGCATCCTCGAATCCGGAGAGCACGCGATAGACCTGCGCGAACCCGCCCGGCACGCCTTCGGCCTGCACCGAGCCGCGCGTGACGACGCCGTACCGCTCCAGCAGCAGGCTCGCGGTCGCCGCGGCTCGGACGGCGGCGTCGGGCTCGGGCGCCGGCAGCAGCGACCAGCGGCCCCCGGCGAGGGGTGCGCGCGGTGGCGTGGTGCGCGCGGCGGCCAGCGGCGTGCCGCGGAACATGCGGGTGCGCGGTGTGCGCCGCGCCGTGCGATGCGCCTGCGAGCCACCCGACAGCAGCGTGCGGATGGGGGCGAAGGTGTCACCCGTGACACGCCCGGTCCAGGCGAGGTTCCACAGCGCGTCGACGACGGCGGTCTCGCTCTCGGCGCCGGTCAGCGTCTGGAGCTGGGCCGCGAAGAACGCGCCGCCGCCGACGAGCACGTCGAGCACCCGCTGCTCGAGTGCGCTCGTCTCGGCCGGCTCGTCGGGCGGAACGAGCGTGACGGATGCCAGATCGGCCGGATGCAGGGCGATCCAGCCGTCGCGTCCGGGCAGCGAGCCGTGGCCGGACCAGACGACCTCGCCCGTGGCGAGCAGCTCGTCGAGCAGGGACGGCGCGTAGTCGCGCACGCGTGACGGCAGGATGAGCGACTCCCACGCGCTCGCCGGGAGCGGCACGCCCGCCAGCTGCTCGATCGTGGCGAGCACGCCGTCGACGCCCTCGAGCGGCCGATCGAGGTGCTGCCATGCGGGCAGGAACCGTGCGAACGCGTCGGGAGGCACGGGCTCGACGGCGCCGCGGATCGCCGCGAGGGAACGCAGTCGCAGCCGGCGCAGCACCTCGGTGTCGCACCATTCGCGGTCGTCGGATCCCGGCGGGGCATCGGCGAGGAAGTATCCGCTCGACAGGCGGCCCTGCGACTCGAGACGCTGCAGCGCCTGGCGCGCGACCGCTGCGCCGAGCCCGAACCGGGCGGCGACATCGCCGGTGCGGAAGGGCCCGTGCGTGCGGGCATGGCGGGCGACGAGGTCGGCCAGTGGATCGGCGACGGGCTCGAGGAACGCCGTGGGGATGCCGACCGGCAGTCCGATGCCGAGGGCGTCGCGCAGGCGCCCGGCATCCTCGATCGCGGCGACCCGCTCGCTGCCCGCGATCGTCACGGGGATCGCCCGGCGCGCCGCCACCAGCTCGCCGAGCAGCGCGGATGCCAGCGAAGCAGCGCCTGCCGCTCCGGCCCCCGCTGATCGCGTCCCGTCGTCGGGCCTGGCCCCCGCGCCCGAACTATCCACGCCCGCTGATCGAGTGCCGTCGCGCAGCACCACCGCTGATCGAGTGCCGTCGCGCAGCGACGGTGTATCGAGATCCCGCGTATCGAGATCAGACGTATCGCGATCCCGCGCATCGAGACCCGCCGACGCCGCGTCCAGCCGCTCCGCGACCTCCGCGGCATCCAGGGGTCCGAGCAGGCGCAGCAGGTCGGCGACGCCCTCGACGCCGCGCACGCGCCGGTCGGGGGCGAGCCGCTGCGCCTCGGCCTCGAACTGCACGATGACGGCGGGGTCGAGCAGCTCACGCAGCTCGACCTTGCCGAGCAGCTCCGACAGCAGGGCGGGGTCGATCGACAGGGCCGCCGCGCGTCGCTCGGCGAGGGGCGAGTCGCCCTCGTACATGAACGCACCGACATATCCGAACAGCAGGTCGCGTGCGAACGGCGACGGCTGGCTCGTCGTGGTCTCGACGAGCCGGATGCGCCGGTCGCCGATCGCGCGGGCGACGCGCAGCAGCGCGGGCAGGTCGTAGACGTCTTGCAGCACCTCGCGCAGCGTCTCGAGGATGATCGGGAACGTCGGATGCTTGCGCGCGACCTCCAGCAGCTGCGCCGAGCGCTGCCGTTGCTGCCACAGCGGCGCGCGCTTCTGCGGGTTCAGGCGCGGCAGTAGCAGCGCCCGGGCCGCGCACTCGCGGAAGCGTGAGGCGAACAGGGCCGATCCGCCCACCTCGTCGGTCACGAGCTGCTCCAGCTCGTCGGGTTCGAACACGAACAGCTCGGCGCCGGGCGGCTCGGCGTCGGCGTCGGGCACGCGGGCGATGATGCCGTCGTCGCTCGCGACCGCCGACCCTTCGACGCCGAGGCGTTCGCGGATGCGTGCGTTCACCGCGAGCGCCCACGGCGCGTGCACGTGCATGCCGTAAGGGGAATGCAGGATCACCCGCCAGTCGCCGACCTCGTCGCGCGACCGCTCGACCGTGAGGGTGCGGTCGGTCGGCAGGCTGCCGGTCGCCTCGCGCTGCTCGCTCAGGTAGGCGAGCAGGTTGGCGATCGCGTTGTCGTTGAGGCCCGACTCGCGCAGGCGTGCCGTCGCCTTCTCGGGAGGCTCCGCGGCGATCTCGCGTGAGAACCGGCCGAGCGCCTCGCCGAGCTCGGACGGTCGCCCGAGGCCGTCGCCGTGCCAGAACGGCAGCTTGCCGGGCTGCCCGAACGCCGGCACGACGTTGACGCGGTCGTGCGTGATCTCGACGATGCGCCAGCTCGTTGTGCCGAGAGTGAACACGTCGTTCACGCGCGACTCGTAGACCATCTCCTCGTCGAGCTCGCCCACGCGCGCGCCCGTCGTCTCGCCCGCGACGAACACGCCGAACAGGCCGCGATCGGGAATCGTGCCGCCGCTCGTGACCGCGATGCGCTGCGCGCCCGGCCGCCCGGTGAGCGTGCCGTGATCGCGATCCCACACGACCCGCGGTCGCAGCTCGGCGAACTCGTCGGACGGGTAGCGTCCCGCGAGCAGATCGAGCGTCGCCTCGTAGGCCGAGCGCGGCAGCGAGCGGAACGGTGCCGAGCGGCACACCGTCTCATACCAGCCCTCGACGTCGACCGGCCCGACGGCGCACGCGGCGACCGTCTGCTGCGCGAGGATGTCGAGCGGGTTCTGCGGAATCGCGATCGCCTCGATCTTTCCCGCGAGCATGCGCTCGGTCACGACGGCCGTGTGCAGGATGTCGCCGCGGTGCTTGGGGAACAGCGCCGCGCGGCTCACCTCGCCCACCTGATGCCCCGCGCGCCCGACGCGCTGCAGACCGGATGCCGCCGACGGCGGCGCCTCGACCTGGATGACGAGGTCGACGGCTCCCATGTCGATGCCGAGCTCGAGGCTGCTCGTCGCGACGACGCAGCGCAGCGTGCCCGACTTCAGCTCGTCCTCGACCTGCGCGCGCTGCTCCTTCGACACCGATCCGTGGTGCGCCTTCGCGAGCACGGGCGGCGCGCCGCTGGAGACGCCGGACTGCGCCATCGTCTCGGCCGGCATCCCGCCCGCCGGGCGCGCGCCGGCGCGCGCCGCCCCCGCCGGAACGCCGCCTGGCGTCGAGCCCGCCCCCGCTGGTCGAGTGCCGTCGCGCAGCGACGGCGTATCGAGACCCGGCGTATCGAGACCCGGCGTATCGACACCCGCGAGCTCTTCGTAGATCTCATTGAGCCGGCCCGTGAGCCGCTCGGCGAGCCGGCGGGAGTTGGCGAACACGATCGTGGACCGGTGCGCGAGGATGCGCTCGACGATCGCCTCCTCGACGTGCGGCCACACCGAGCCCGTCGCGGGCGCCGAGGTCGTGTACCAGTCGGCATCCTCGTCGGTGTTCCCGGCATCCGCCGGCGTGCCCGGAGGCGGCGGGGGATTGGCCATGTCGGGCATCGGCACGACGACGCGCAGATCGAAGGCCTTCGTGGCGCGCGGCGCGACGATCTCGACGGGCGCGGCGCCGCCCAGGAAGCGCGCGACCTCGTCGATCGGGCGCACCGTCGCCGAGAGGCCGATGCGCTGCGCCGGAGCGTCGAGCAGCGCGTCGAGGCGCTCGAGGCTCACCGCGAGGTGCGCGCCGCGCTTGGTCGCGGCGACGGCGTGCACCTCGTCGACGATCACGGTGTGCACGCCGCGCAACGTCTGCGCCGCCTGCGACGTCAGCATGAGATAGAGGGACTCGGGCGTCGTGATGAGGATGTCGGGCGGGTCGACGACGAGCCGCCGACGGTCGGCCGCGGGCGTGTCGCCCGAGCGCACGCCGACCGTCACGGGCGGCACGCGAAGGCCCAGCCGCCGGGCCGACTGGTCGATGCCCACGAGCGGAGACCGCAGGTTGCGCTCGACGTCGACGCCCAGGGCCTTGAGCGGGGAGACGTACAGCACGCGCGTGCGCGGCATGCTCGAGGCCTGCGTGCCGCCTTCCTCGGCGGACGAGGACTCGCGCTTGTCGTGGAAGATGCGGTCGATCGCCCAGAGGAACGCCGACAGCGTCTTGCCCGAGCCGGTCGGCGCGACCACGAGGGCGTGCCTGCCCTCCGAGATCGCGGCCCACGCACCCGCCTGAGCCGTCGTCGGCCGCGCGAACGCGCCGCGGAACCAGTCCTGCGTCGCGGGGCCGAAGCGGGCGAGTGCGTCATCCATCACCCCATCATCGTCCGACCCTCCGACATCGACGCCACGAGTGCGGGAGATCGGCGGGCGCGACCCCGATCGCGCCCGCGTGTCGGGGCTCTGCGGTAGCGTCGAGAACCGGCGGCACCGTGCCCGTGCACGGACCGCCACCTGACCCGTAGTCCACACCCGCACCCATCCCGAGGAGCCCCGTGACGAGCCCTGCCCCGAGCCGCGAGCCGCGCGCGGAGACGAGCCCGGCGGAGGGCACGGCCACGAGCCCGTCGACCGATTCCGCGGCGACGTCCCGCGTCGTGCCTCGCGGGGGCGTATCGCCGGTGCTCGTCGCCGTCGTGCTCGTCGCCGCGCTCGCCGTGGCCTCGCTGCTCCTGCTGCAGGGCGACGGCTGGCTGTGGGGCGTCTGGCTGTTCACGCTCGCGCTGCCCGGCGCCGCCGTGTGGCCGCTCGCCGTGCGGCTGTTCCATCGCACGCCCGCGGTCGTGCTGCCCTTCGCGCTCGCGCTCGGCGGACTGCTCGTCGGGCTCGCGGTGTGGACCCTGGCATCCCTGCGCATCCTGCCGTTCCAGTCGTGGGCGATCTGGCTCGTCCTCGCCGCGCTCGCGGCGGCCTGCTGGGGGCCGCCGGGCCTGCGCGCCGGCGTGCGCGACCTGCGCGGCGACCGCCACGCGCTCGTCGGCGCGACCCTGTTCGCGGCGCTGTTCGTCGTGGCGCTCGGCGCATGGAGCTATGTGCGCGGCATGAACCCGGCGATCGACGGACTCGAGAAGTTCATGGACTTCGGGTTCATGATGAGCCTCGTCCGCAGCGACGCGCTGCCCGCCGCCGACCCCTGGCTCGCCGGCCACGACATCAACTACTACTACTTCGGGCAGTTCTTCTACACGCTGTTCGTCAAGCTGAGCCTCGTGCCGCCCGCGGTCGGCTACAACCTCGCCGTCGCCTCGACGGTCGCCTACGCGCTCACGCTCGCGGCCGCGATCGGATGGCAGCTGAGCGCCTGGCGTCGGCCCGGACGTGCCCGTCGGCACGCGCTCACGGCCCTCGCCACGGCGTTCTTCGTCGGCGTCGCCGGCAACGCGCACTCCTTCTTCTACGCGACGAACGGTCCCGGTCGCGGGCTCATCGAGGCGGGCAGTGCCGCCGGCCTTCCGCTGGGCAGCACCGCGGACTGGTTCTACCCGCGATCCACGCGCTACATCGGCTACAACCCCGAGACGACCGACAAGACGATCCACGAGTTCCCGTCGTACTCGTTCCTGGTCGGCGACCTGCACGCGCACCTCGTCAACACGCTGTTCGTGCTGCTGTTCATCGGTCTCGTGATCCAGCACGTCGCCACGCGGTCGACGCAGGCGACGACGGATGCCGTGGACCCCGGCGCCCCCGTCGCGGCGCGCCTGCGGGGCGCGGCCCAGGCCCTCGTGCGCACGCCCCTCCCGCTGTTCGGCGCGCTCGCGCTCGCGGTGTTCCTGATGGGCAACTACTGGGACCTCGTGATCTACTACGTCGTGCTCGCGGGCGTCGTGCTCGTGGCGGCGATCGGCGCGCGCCCGCGGCCCACGGCATCCGCCCTCGGCCTGTTCGCCGTGCAGCAGCTATGCGTGCTCGTGCCGTTCGCCGTGATCGGCGACGTCGTGCTCGCGACCGTCGTGATGCTCGCCGGCAGTGGGCTCGCGGCGTTCTGCCTGCGTGTGCGCGACGAACGGCTCACGCGCGACGGTGCGGGGGTCGCGTTCGCGTTCGCCCTCGCGCACCTCGTCGCGCTGCCGTTCGGCCTCGGGTTCGACCCCATCTCACGCAGCATCGCGTTCGCGCAGGCGCACACGCCCGTGTCGCAGCTGCTCGTCGTCTGGGGCCCGCAGCTGCTCATCCTGCTCGGCGGCGCGATCGCGTTCGTCGCGGCGCGGCCGTTCGTGCGCGACCGCCCGGCGAGCGACTGGATCGTCGTCGCCCTCGGCCTGTGCGCGGTCGGGCTCATCGCCGTGCCCGAGGTCGTCTACGTCGTCGACATCTATGAGAACGGGTTCGCGCGCGCGAACACCATGTTCAAGCTGACCTATCAGGCGAGCATCCTGCTCGGCATCGTCATGCCGTACGTGCTGGCGGGTGCCGCGCTGCGCGCGTGGGACGCCTGGCGCGAACGCCGCGCCGCGGCGGCGAGCGGTGCGGCGGCGGACGCGGACGGCGCGGCGGGCGACGGAGGTGGTGCGGCGGCGGACGGGGGCGGCGCGGCGGTGGACGGGGGTCGTGCGGCGGGTGGTCGCGCCGTCGTGCGCACGACCGTGCTCGTGCTCGGTCTCGCGGCGGCGGTCGCGCCGGCCTGGTACCCGCTCGCGGCCCTGCCGCAGGTGATCCCGACGCTGCGTCCCGCCGACTACCGGGGATACGACGGGGCCGCGTGGATGGCGCGTTCCGCCCCGGGCACCACGCTCATCGGCGGTCAGCAGCACAACGAGGCCCTCGCCGACGACGCCGCGGCGATCGCGTGGCTCAACGCGGAGGTCGACGGTCAGCCGCACATCGTGGAGGCCGCGGGCGTGTCGTACACGCACCTCTCCCGCATCTCGTCGTTCACGGGGCTGCCGACCGTGCTCGGCTGGGACACGCACGAGTGGCTGTGGCGCACGTCGGCGAGCCAGCCCGACGCCTACGGCGCCGTCGTCGCCCCGCGCACGCGCGAGATCAAGGAGTTCTACACGCAGCCCGACGTCTACGCCGCCGACTTCCTGCAGCGCTACGACGTGACCTACGTCATCGTCGGCGAGCTCGAGCGCTCGCGGTACCCCGACATGGACCCCGCGCGCATCGAGGCCCTCGGCGAGGTCGTGTTCCGCAGCGGCACCACGGCGGTCGTGCGCGTCGGCTGACGACCGGATGCCGGCGCTGCCGCGGTCCGAACTCCTCCGATTCGCGCCCCGTGGGGTGGGAAAGCGCGCGTGGGCGGGCGCTGGTCCTCGAATCGGAGGAGTTCGGGCGCGGTGGTCCGGCA contains:
- a CDS encoding FecCD family ABC transporter permease, translated to MSVAARDAGVASIDFGSAQVVTRAGGVALRWRRRSLVTGAVLAALTLAVGILSLMIGQYPLSVAQVWAALTGDPEAGFASTVVLEWRLPRAVAAIVFGAALGIAGAIFQSLTRNPLASPDIIGFSTGSYTGALIVIILLGGGYLQVAAGALVGGLATALLVYLVAWQRGVQGFRLIIAGIAFSAMLMSVNVWLLMVSTQEVALSATAWGIGSLNGMIGAQVAGACAVIALLFVAAAVCAPGLRQLELGDDAAKAGGVRVEPLRLSLIVIGVAFTATVTASAGPIAFVALAAPQIARRLVRSPGVALVPAAIMGALMLASADIVAQHLLTPGLPVGVVTVVIGGGYLVWLLVREARGRG
- a CDS encoding FecCD family ABC transporter permease, whose translation is MGREGPAAPPGTTPFETGVHEQPGAAPRAPRTRRAVGLAIALAALVALMLLSVAVGSKNIPLDGVLHGLFAYTGEGDDFVIWDLRVPRTVTGIVVGAALGLAGALIQALTRNPLADPGILGVNAGAMLFVALGVAVLGVSSIQGYIWFALAGALLVTVAVFAIGAAGRSGVDPLRLTLAGMAVGAALQGVVTGLMLLNTEAFNTMRTWNAGTLVGRGFDVLLPVLPFLGVGVLIAAGVAASLNAIALGDDLARSLGIRIGRIRVLTVVAVTLLAGGATAIAGPIGFVGLMIPHIARWITGPDQRWILAYTLVLAPSLVLASDVLGRVVMSPGELPVGVVTAFVGAPVLVVLVRRRKASGL
- a CDS encoding ABC transporter ATP-binding protein, producing MTGRTARLRTDDATLGYDARTISTGLTVDIPDGSFTVIVGPNGCGKSTLLRGLARLIKPAGGTVTLDGRPLASYRAKDLARQIALLPQSSIAPDGIGVADLVARGRFPHQNLIRQWTPADEAAVAEALRATGLTELSSRPVAELSGGQRQRVWIAMALAQEAPIMLLDEPTTYLDIAHQIDLMELFTHLHRAGRTLVAVLHDLNQAARFATHLIAMRDGQIVAQGPPAEVLTSDLVERVFGLRCIVTPDPVTGTPQVVPLTRTCCAGCEATGVDAGAPAGAPVA
- a CDS encoding ABC transporter substrate-binding protein, producing MTRTHTARRATAFAGLALGAALALTACGSSTPASGDEAAADGTSSAAATEGFPVTLDTAYGEITVDEKPQKIVALSASYVDALAAMGVETVAFSAGVADEAAFAASFPWLEGVATGPMDPALVNAEYQPVLEAIAKYDPDLILANTWQVDEDLYTQISSIAPTFVGVTLGNNDWNVTLDAIGELIGEPDAADAAAAKVEEAYAAASAGMPGLEGKTYQSVGYDGTKFWFGNGSWLDGFGLVPAENQDNTQSGNGTNDISLENIDQLSADVLSIWFWQSDPAVLGADPRYQQLPAVKNEAVLVPDLALANATNGAGPLSLAWAIDWVTEQLSGTALAKG